The Geotalea uraniireducens Rf4 genome window below encodes:
- a CDS encoding NADH-quinone oxidoreductase subunit J family protein: protein MEATLFYILAAVAVIATGFAITEKHTVHAIVYLVTSFFALAVVFYLLGAPLVAVFEVIIYAGAIMVLFMFVIMMLDLGHPEKVALPGMRDWWPALLLGGIILAAIIALLTAQQQAVIGKLPYVGIRDFSRVLFRKYGIAVEIISMQLLFALVGALYLGRRR, encoded by the coding sequence TTGGAAGCAACACTTTTCTACATACTGGCAGCCGTAGCCGTCATCGCCACCGGCTTCGCCATCACGGAGAAGCACACGGTGCACGCCATCGTCTACCTGGTGACCTCCTTCTTCGCCCTGGCGGTTGTCTTCTACCTGCTCGGCGCGCCGCTGGTTGCGGTTTTCGAGGTCATCATCTATGCCGGCGCCATCATGGTGCTGTTCATGTTCGTCATCATGATGCTCGACCTTGGGCACCCGGAAAAGGTGGCACTGCCAGGCATGCGCGACTGGTGGCCCGCCCTGCTTCTCGGTGGAATCATCCTGGCGGCGATCATCGCCCTGTTAACCGCACAGCAGCAGGCCGTGATCGGAAAACTGCCATATGTGGGCATCAGGGACTTCAGTCGCGTCCTGTTCCGTAAATACGGCATTGCGGTCGAGATAATCTCCATGCAGCTCCTCTTCGCGCTGGTAGGGGCCTTATACCTGGGGAGACGCCGATGA
- the nuoI gene encoding NADH-quinone oxidoreductase subunit NuoI, with protein sequence MTIFTDIKALCIGLWTTWKHIFRRPATIQYPEEKRIPYPRYRARIVLTRDPEGGERCVACYLCSAACPVDCISMQAAERENGRRYAAWFRINFSRCIFCGLCAEACPTMAIQMTPDYEICKRDIMELVYEKEDLLIDGCGKDPDYNFYRHAGIGVVNPRGGNEDENPPVDVRGLMP encoded by the coding sequence ATGACTATATTCACCGACATAAAGGCGCTATGCATCGGCCTCTGGACTACCTGGAAGCATATCTTCCGCCGCCCGGCAACCATCCAGTACCCGGAAGAGAAGCGCATCCCGTATCCGCGCTACCGGGCAAGGATCGTCCTGACCCGGGACCCGGAGGGGGGTGAGCGTTGCGTCGCCTGCTACCTCTGCTCCGCCGCCTGTCCCGTGGACTGCATCTCCATGCAGGCCGCCGAGCGTGAAAACGGACGCCGCTATGCCGCGTGGTTCCGCATCAACTTCTCCCGCTGCATCTTCTGCGGCCTCTGCGCCGAGGCCTGCCCGACCATGGCGATCCAGATGACGCCGGACTACGAGATCTGCAAGCGGGACATCATGGAACTGGTTTATGAAAAGGAAGACCTCTTGATCGACGGCTGCGGCAAGGATCCGGACTACAACTTTTACCGCCACGCCGGGATCGGCGTGGTCAACCCGCGCGGCGGGAATGAAGACGAAAATCCGCCGGTGGATGTGCGGGGATTGATGCCTTAA
- the nuoK gene encoding NADH-quinone oxidoreductase subunit NuoK: MIVPLLHVLILAGILFVLGLTCVLVWRSNIIMMLIGIEIMLNAAMLAFVGGANRWGAADGQVFALMIIAMTSAEVSLALALVVYLHRRKKTVNADEFSDMKG, encoded by the coding sequence ATGATAGTTCCATTGTTACATGTATTGATTCTCGCCGGGATACTCTTCGTCCTCGGGCTGACCTGTGTTCTGGTCTGGCGAAGCAACATCATCATGATGCTGATCGGCATCGAGATCATGCTCAACGCCGCCATGCTCGCCTTCGTCGGTGGTGCTAACCGGTGGGGGGCAGCTGACGGCCAGGTGTTCGCCCTGATGATCATAGCCATGACCTCCGCCGAGGTTTCGCTGGCCCTGGCGCTGGTGGTCTACCTGCACCGGCGGAAGAAGACGGTGAACGCGGATGAATTCAGTGATATGAAAGGATAA
- the nuoH gene encoding NADH-quinone oxidoreductase subunit NuoH, which yields MTETTLDILLHVAKIGGVFFVILTLAAYLVFAERRILAWIQDRKGPNRVGPQGLLQPLADLIKMLTKEDFCPAGADRWLFYLAPAMAAIPAILTFAVVPFGAPVSILGRTLPMQVADLHVGLLFFMALSSIAIYGVALGGWASNSKYALLGSIRGLAQLISYELSMGLSLVPVVMLARSFRLSDIVNAQANCWFIIYQPLAFIIFLISIIAECKRVPFDIPEAEGELVAGFHTEYSGMRFGLFFVGEYINIIVLGGLAATFFLGGWHGPYLPPMAWFSIKVLAFAFFFIWVRGTMPRLRYDQLMHLGWKVLTPLALVNILATGWWLMLF from the coding sequence ATGACTGAAACCACCCTCGACATACTGCTCCACGTGGCCAAGATCGGTGGCGTCTTCTTCGTCATCCTGACCCTGGCCGCCTACCTGGTCTTTGCCGAACGACGCATCCTCGCCTGGATACAGGACCGCAAGGGGCCGAATCGGGTCGGGCCGCAGGGGTTGCTTCAGCCGCTCGCCGACCTGATCAAGATGTTGACCAAGGAGGATTTCTGCCCGGCAGGAGCCGACAGATGGCTCTTCTACCTGGCTCCGGCCATGGCTGCCATCCCGGCCATCCTGACCTTTGCGGTTGTCCCGTTCGGCGCGCCGGTCAGCATTCTCGGCCGCACCTTACCCATGCAGGTGGCCGACCTGCACGTGGGGCTCCTCTTCTTCATGGCCCTCTCATCCATCGCCATTTACGGCGTGGCACTCGGCGGCTGGGCCTCCAACTCCAAGTATGCCCTGCTGGGCTCAATCCGCGGCCTGGCCCAGCTCATCTCCTACGAGCTCTCCATGGGGCTGTCGCTCGTGCCGGTGGTGATGCTGGCCCGCTCGTTCCGCCTCTCGGACATCGTCAACGCCCAGGCAAATTGCTGGTTCATCATCTATCAGCCGCTGGCCTTCATCATTTTCCTCATCAGCATCATTGCCGAGTGCAAACGGGTCCCTTTCGACATCCCGGAAGCAGAGGGTGAGCTGGTGGCCGGCTTTCATACCGAGTACTCGGGGATGCGTTTCGGGCTCTTCTTCGTCGGCGAGTACATCAACATCATCGTCCTGGGCGGCCTGGCAGCGACCTTTTTCCTCGGCGGCTGGCACGGCCCGTACCTTCCGCCGATGGCCTGGTTCTCCATCAAGGTGCTCGCCTTCGCCTTTTTCTTCATCTGGGTGCGCGGCACCATGCCCCGGCTACGCTACGACCAGCTCATGCACCTGGGCTGGAAGGTGCTGACACCGTTGGCGCTCGTCAATATTCTGGCCACCGGCTGGTGGTTGATGCTCTTTTAA
- the nuoG gene encoding NADH-quinone oxidoreductase subunit NuoG, whose translation MPKLTIDNITVEVPPGTNVLEAAKQVGIWIPHFCYHPALGSVGACRLCAMKFLEGPVKGVQMSCMIPAQDGMVVSTTDGEAARMRQMVIEWLMLNHPHDCPVCDEGGECLLQDYTVAGGHGNRRYRGKKRTHTNQYLGPYIEHEMNRCIQCYRCVRFYQEYAGGSDFGVMGSAARVYYGRFSEGELESPFSGNLVDICPTGVFTDKTARFRARYWDYDMAPSVCPHCSLGCNTIPAARYRELLKTMARRNDAVNGWFICDKGRFGNSPVNDPKRPRTPLIDGTEASWEAALDALVLRLGEVLEIYGEGSIAVVGSPRLALEGNALLPILAACADGGVLSFFADAGEADRTATAVSLLNRDNAAGMADVQAADAVVIMGGDLLEEGPMMALAVRQAWRKGARLFMVGGDGGVVLTKTLGLQVTPLTSLAAAPLTEFRNPVIVCGTSRAALDEIEVAAGAGAKLACLLSGPNAFAAAMLSREHGAPGLSQAIAGGTIRGIIAFEADIPPELLADIPFVAAADWLPTETVKQAQIFLPTTAWVEMEGTFINNEGRAQRFKQVMQPGLPIKGLDPALHPPRVHGRVAPGSDVRPAWQVIDALIERLGGERIVEPLGNRWEKLHNLDPEGGGTRVL comes from the coding sequence ATGCCTAAACTGACGATCGACAACATAACGGTTGAAGTGCCACCAGGCACCAACGTCCTCGAGGCTGCCAAGCAGGTGGGGATCTGGATACCCCACTTTTGCTATCACCCTGCCCTGGGGAGCGTGGGGGCCTGTCGGCTCTGCGCCATGAAATTCCTGGAAGGGCCGGTAAAAGGGGTCCAGATGTCCTGCATGATCCCGGCCCAGGACGGGATGGTGGTCTCCACCACCGACGGCGAGGCGGCCCGCATGCGCCAAATGGTCATCGAGTGGCTCATGCTCAACCACCCCCACGACTGCCCGGTCTGCGACGAAGGTGGGGAGTGCCTGCTGCAGGACTATACCGTGGCCGGCGGGCACGGCAACCGCCGCTACCGGGGTAAGAAACGGACCCACACCAACCAATATCTGGGACCGTACATCGAACACGAGATGAACCGCTGCATCCAGTGCTACCGCTGCGTCCGCTTCTACCAGGAGTATGCAGGCGGCAGCGATTTCGGCGTTATGGGGAGCGCGGCACGGGTTTACTACGGACGCTTTTCCGAAGGGGAGCTGGAATCCCCCTTTTCCGGCAACCTGGTGGACATCTGCCCCACCGGGGTCTTCACCGACAAGACCGCCCGCTTCCGCGCCCGCTACTGGGACTACGACATGGCACCCTCGGTCTGCCCCCACTGCTCTTTGGGGTGCAACACCATCCCCGCCGCCCGCTACCGGGAACTCTTGAAGACCATGGCACGACGGAACGACGCGGTTAACGGCTGGTTCATCTGCGATAAAGGAAGGTTCGGAAACAGCCCCGTTAACGACCCGAAGCGGCCACGCACCCCGCTCATAGACGGGACTGAGGCAAGCTGGGAAGCAGCCCTGGATGCCCTCGTTCTTCGTCTCGGCGAGGTGCTGGAGATTTACGGTGAAGGGAGCATTGCCGTGGTCGGCTCCCCCCGCCTCGCCCTGGAAGGAAACGCCCTGCTGCCGATCCTGGCCGCATGCGCAGACGGAGGCGTCCTCAGTTTCTTTGCCGATGCCGGCGAGGCCGATCGAACCGCCACCGCCGTCTCGCTGCTGAACAGGGACAATGCCGCCGGCATGGCCGACGTGCAGGCTGCCGACGCCGTAGTCATCATGGGTGGCGACCTGCTGGAGGAGGGGCCGATGATGGCCCTGGCAGTGCGGCAGGCGTGGCGCAAGGGAGCTCGGCTGTTCATGGTCGGAGGTGATGGGGGTGTCGTGCTGACCAAAACCCTCGGTCTCCAGGTCACCCCTCTGACATCGCTGGCTGCCGCCCCGCTCACTGAGTTCCGAAATCCGGTGATCGTCTGCGGCACGTCCCGGGCAGCCCTTGACGAGATCGAAGTCGCGGCGGGAGCGGGTGCGAAGCTGGCCTGCCTTCTTTCCGGCCCCAACGCCTTTGCCGCGGCAATGCTCTCCCGTGAACATGGTGCGCCGGGGCTGTCGCAAGCAATCGCCGGCGGCACGATAAGAGGAATTATCGCCTTCGAAGCGGACATTCCCCCTGAACTGCTGGCAGACATCCCCTTCGTCGCAGCCGCCGACTGGCTGCCGACAGAAACCGTCAAGCAGGCGCAGATATTCCTTCCCACCACCGCCTGGGTGGAAATGGAGGGGACCTTCATCAACAACGAGGGGAGAGCCCAGCGCTTCAAGCAGGTGATGCAGCCGGGACTCCCCATCAAGGGGCTCGATCCGGCACTCCACCCGCCGCGGGTCCACGGCAGGGTGGCCCCCGGCAGCGATGTCCGGCCGGCCTGGCAGGTGATAGATGCTTTGATCGAGCGGCTCGGCGGAGAGAGGATTGTCGAACCGCTCGGCAACCGGTGGGAAAAGCTGCATAACCTCGACCCGGAAGGTGGAGGAACAAGGGTTTTATGA
- a CDS encoding ISL3-like element ISGur7 family transposase — protein MNPEDLFGAALGIAIPWKVTSVDFNKKSSRLDITIDFQRGATFPCPVCGTLSPVHDTTEKEWRHLNFFQYEAYLHARVPRVKCPNSDCGVKLVQVPWARAGSGFTLLFEALAMTMARDLPVKVMSRLFAVTDTRLWRLIQSYVEKARAAEDFSEVKRVGADETFAGRSHDEKFVTFFFDLDMHKLLFGTTGKDNETVKSFVADLKSHGGDPDSITDAAIDMSKAFIKGVKEQLPHAVVTFDKFHVIKLMNDKLSKIRAQEARLFPEILKKSRNLFLKNPENLTPEEEQRLDAIITSQSLRSTEAYMHKLNLQNVYFASSRTEAETLLTKWHRKAAASSIQLIKNMAESVKEHWDGILAHFESGLTSGFIEGINSLIQSAKTRARGYRNPDNLICMAYLVAGKLNLKSLFPLPT, from the coding sequence ATGAATCCTGAAGATCTTTTTGGTGCTGCTCTTGGAATTGCCATCCCGTGGAAGGTTACCTCTGTTGACTTCAACAAGAAGTCAAGTCGTTTGGACATAACCATCGACTTCCAGCGGGGAGCCACCTTTCCCTGTCCGGTCTGCGGAACGTTGTCACCAGTCCATGACACCACGGAGAAAGAGTGGCGGCATCTGAATTTCTTCCAGTACGAAGCCTACCTTCATGCGCGTGTTCCACGGGTAAAGTGCCCTAACAGCGACTGCGGCGTGAAGTTGGTCCAGGTACCCTGGGCTCGCGCAGGCTCAGGATTTACGCTGCTGTTTGAGGCCCTGGCCATGACCATGGCTCGTGATTTGCCGGTGAAGGTCATGAGCAGGCTGTTTGCCGTTACCGATACCCGTCTATGGCGGTTGATTCAATCCTATGTCGAGAAGGCAAGGGCCGCAGAAGACTTCTCCGAGGTGAAGAGGGTCGGTGCGGATGAAACCTTTGCCGGGCGCAGTCATGACGAGAAATTCGTCACCTTCTTCTTCGACCTCGACATGCATAAGCTCTTGTTCGGCACGACGGGAAAGGACAACGAAACAGTCAAGAGCTTCGTCGCGGACCTTAAGTCACATGGCGGCGATCCTGATAGCATCACAGACGCTGCTATTGACATGTCCAAGGCATTCATAAAGGGTGTCAAAGAGCAGTTGCCCCATGCCGTGGTCACCTTCGATAAATTCCACGTCATCAAGCTTATGAACGATAAGCTTAGTAAGATAAGGGCTCAAGAAGCCAGGTTATTTCCTGAAATCCTGAAAAAGAGCAGAAACCTGTTCCTCAAAAATCCAGAGAACCTGACACCGGAAGAGGAACAGCGCCTGGATGCCATTATCACCAGTCAAAGCTTAAGGAGTACGGAAGCTTACATGCACAAGCTGAACCTTCAGAACGTCTATTTTGCTTCAAGCCGAACGGAGGCAGAAACCCTGTTGACCAAATGGCATCGGAAAGCCGCCGCAAGCTCAATCCAACTCATCAAGAACATGGCCGAATCTGTAAAAGAGCATTGGGATGGCATTCTGGCACATTTTGAAAGCGGCCTGACTAGCGGCTTCATTGAGGGCATCAACAGCCTAATTCAATCAGCCAAAACTCGGGCACGAGGCTATCGGAATCCTGACAACTTGATCTGCATGGCTTATCTGGTTGCAGGCAAGCTCAACCTAAAGTCGCTATTCCCTCTACCCACTTGA
- the nuoL gene encoding NADH-quinone oxidoreductase subunit L, whose amino-acid sequence MKLYIALILLLPLLGGVVNAVIGRQLPRRIAETLACGVVWVSFVCSLSAFVAYRAPLKVELGSWLAAFDFKAPITLYLDPLSLVMVLMITFVCGLIHVYAVGYMADDPDYARFFALLNLFVFAMLVLVLAENLPLLYLGWEGVGFCSYALIGFWYREEKNATAGRKAFIVTRIGDTAFGIAVVWMFQLFSTVSITELNGLGFLMPAGVITALGLLLLIGAMGKSAQLPLMVWLPDAMAGPTPVSAQIHAATMVTAGVYLLARMFPLIGASATVQGAIALTGGLTAFYAASCALAQRDLKRVLAYSTISQIGYMMLGVGCGAITAATFHLLVHAFFKALLFLAAGCVITALHHEQDIFRMGGLRRNLPLTFWPFLAGAVCLAGLPLTGGFFSKDAILTAAWGKGGLLYGGLYLLGLFTALLTSVYTFRMVYLVFGGTQQIPPFEKGGLGWISTAGHGQIPLSPLGPPFGSPLSKGEAQHLHVPRLMEWTLIPLALLGLFGGIINLPEYLTGGWLGQFLATTVKGGTTSVSHGEELALQGIAALLALAGLAVVHRRYGGDRREKRLVAAVAPAAGLTAFLLNGWYADSLYRFLFIRPYEALARIFWERVDEGMIDDSLDRLAFFLGKSGERLGAWTTGRVSVYLLSLAAGLGLIVAYFAWVVLTQGGE is encoded by the coding sequence ATGAAACTTTACATTGCCCTCATACTCCTCCTCCCCCTCCTCGGAGGGGTGGTGAACGCCGTCATCGGCCGGCAACTGCCCCGCCGCATCGCAGAGACCCTCGCCTGCGGGGTGGTGTGGGTGTCGTTCGTCTGCAGCCTGTCGGCCTTCGTCGCCTACCGGGCGCCGCTCAAGGTGGAGCTCGGCTCCTGGCTGGCGGCCTTCGACTTCAAGGCGCCAATCACCCTCTATCTCGATCCGCTCTCGCTGGTGATGGTCCTCATGATCACCTTTGTCTGCGGACTGATCCACGTCTATGCGGTCGGCTACATGGCGGACGACCCCGATTATGCCCGCTTTTTTGCCCTCCTCAACCTGTTCGTCTTCGCCATGCTCGTGCTGGTGCTGGCGGAAAACCTGCCACTCCTCTACCTGGGATGGGAGGGGGTCGGCTTCTGCTCCTACGCCCTGATCGGTTTCTGGTACCGGGAGGAGAAAAACGCCACCGCCGGTCGCAAGGCGTTCATCGTCACCAGGATCGGCGACACCGCCTTCGGCATTGCCGTTGTCTGGATGTTTCAACTCTTTTCCACGGTCTCCATCACTGAATTGAACGGCCTCGGCTTTCTCATGCCGGCCGGGGTGATCACCGCCCTGGGACTTCTGCTCCTCATCGGCGCCATGGGGAAATCGGCCCAGCTGCCGCTCATGGTCTGGCTCCCCGACGCCATGGCCGGCCCCACGCCGGTTTCCGCCCAGATACACGCCGCCACCATGGTGACCGCCGGGGTCTACCTCCTCGCCCGCATGTTCCCCCTCATCGGGGCATCGGCCACGGTGCAGGGAGCCATCGCCTTAACCGGCGGGCTGACCGCCTTCTACGCGGCAAGCTGCGCCCTTGCCCAGCGGGACCTGAAGCGGGTTCTGGCCTACTCGACCATCAGCCAGATCGGCTACATGATGCTCGGGGTGGGGTGTGGCGCCATTACCGCCGCCACCTTTCACCTCCTTGTCCACGCCTTCTTCAAGGCACTGCTCTTCCTGGCGGCAGGCTGTGTCATAACCGCGCTCCACCATGAACAGGACATCTTCCGCATGGGGGGGCTGCGCAGGAACCTCCCCCTCACCTTTTGGCCATTCCTGGCCGGTGCCGTCTGTCTGGCCGGACTGCCGCTCACCGGCGGTTTCTTCAGCAAGGATGCGATTCTCACAGCAGCCTGGGGAAAAGGCGGACTCCTCTACGGCGGGCTCTATCTGCTCGGCCTCTTTACCGCTCTCCTGACTTCGGTCTACACCTTCCGCATGGTTTACCTGGTATTCGGGGGAACGCAACAGATTCCCCCCTTTGAGAAAGGGGGGTTAGGGTGGATTTCTACGGCCGGTCATGGACAAATCCCCCTCAGTCCTTTAGGCCCGCCGTTTGGGTCCCCTTTGTCAAAGGGGGAAGCTCAGCATCTGCACGTTCCTCGCCTGATGGAATGGACCCTCATCCCCCTCGCCCTGTTGGGTCTTTTCGGCGGCATCATCAATCTGCCGGAATACCTGACCGGGGGGTGGCTCGGGCAGTTCCTGGCAACGACCGTCAAGGGAGGCACGACATCGGTTTCCCACGGGGAAGAGCTGGCGCTCCAGGGAATCGCCGCGCTTCTGGCGCTGGCCGGCCTTGCCGTCGTCCATCGCCGTTATGGCGGCGACCGGCGCGAAAAACGGCTTGTCGCAGCAGTGGCGCCGGCGGCAGGGCTGACCGCATTCCTCCTCAACGGCTGGTACGCGGACAGTCTCTACCGGTTCCTTTTCATCCGCCCCTACGAAGCCCTCGCCCGCATCTTCTGGGAACGGGTGGATGAAGGGATGATCGACGATTCACTCGACCGGCTGGCCTTTTTTCTCGGCAAGTCGGGGGAGAGGCTCGGTGCTTGGACCACCGGGAGGGTGTCGGTCTATCTTCTCTCGCTGGCGGCTGGGCTTGGGCTGATTGTGGCATACTTCGCCTGGGTGGTTTTAACGCAGGGTGGGGAATAG
- a CDS encoding ankyrin repeat domain-containing protein has product MTENVNEKDEHGHTPLIDAAKAGDVGAISDLVSRGAEIDAKSEKGKTALHYAAANGHAWAIKELLANGAEVDPRDRDWHTPLMLAAIYGCNECVQDLLSSGADVSARTLVGNSALMYAENNGHTETAEILKKVLRARPHATV; this is encoded by the coding sequence ATGACTGAGAACGTGAATGAAAAAGACGAACACGGACACACCCCCCTCATCGACGCGGCAAAAGCAGGGGACGTGGGGGCAATCAGCGATCTGGTCAGCCGCGGCGCAGAGATTGACGCCAAAAGCGAAAAGGGGAAAACAGCGCTTCATTACGCGGCAGCCAATGGCCATGCATGGGCAATCAAGGAATTGCTGGCAAACGGGGCCGAAGTTGACCCGCGCGACAGAGATTGGCACACGCCGTTGATGCTTGCAGCCATTTACGGTTGCAACGAGTGCGTTCAGGACCTGCTCAGCTCCGGCGCAGACGTCAGCGCAAGAACCCTGGTGGGAAACTCCGCCCTGATGTACGCGGAGAATAACGGCCACACCGAGACCGCCGAGATCCTGAAAAAGGTTTTGCGCGCCAGACCGCACGCAACGGTGTAG
- a CDS encoding RipA family octameric membrane protein yields MKIMKTEREIAIQMYEREHSRWNQWALFFFGSITSVFVLYNQLQSILPIRIPLLASACLSILWVLVAQSIRRTTWSWRQVILELERDETAGKAFELFKQKGKRFSGWRDLGQTLQLWRAEPYQRVTRILTLIGILSALSFLVLAIIIRC; encoded by the coding sequence ATGAAAATTATGAAGACCGAAAGAGAAATAGCAATTCAGATGTATGAGCGCGAACACTCGCGATGGAACCAGTGGGCGCTATTCTTTTTTGGTTCCATTACATCTGTGTTCGTCCTCTATAACCAACTACAGAGTATATTGCCTATTCGCATACCGCTACTTGCTTCGGCATGCCTATCCATTCTCTGGGTATTGGTTGCACAGAGCATCCGTCGAACGACTTGGTCATGGAGACAGGTTATCCTGGAGTTGGAAAGGGACGAGACTGCGGGCAAAGCATTCGAACTTTTTAAACAGAAGGGCAAAAGGTTCTCTGGATGGCGTGATCTAGGTCAGACTTTGCAGCTGTGGCGAGCTGAACCATATCAGAGAGTAACGAGAATTCTCACACTGATAGGCATTCTATCGGCTTTATCGTTCTTGGTGCTGGCAATTATCATTAGGTGCTAA
- a CDS encoding IS3-like element ISGur5 family transposase (programmed frameshift), translating to MTYTQGFKSSLVRKMACPNGVSASALSREVGIPQQSLSRWLRDANVVNESGNSPISEAPWRTMSPKRPQDKSAEEKLKIVIEAETVAEDQLGAFLRRNGIHEAQLREWRAMMLSGLQKPSRPSSKTSEETRKIHALEKELLRKDKALAEAAAILILKKKGPIDLGGRGRAHGQEERQMIGQLIEEATHSGARLESAVVAIGLSIRTFQRWNLQDDGADRRHGPVAEPANKLAPSERQNIIDIANSPAFRDISPKQIVPQLADQGIYVASESSFYRVLKDDGLMTHREPSRPATSRKPKEHVATGPCQVWSWDITYLKSPILGQFFYLYMIMDVWSRKIVASTVFLKESNDYSARLFLKACIRLGINPEGLILHSDNGGPMKGATMLATLQRLGVIPSFSRPQVSDDNPFSEALFRTMKYRPGYPSRPFSSLAAAQTWVDGFVAWYNTEHLHSGIRFVTPDDRHFGREKAILLNRREIYEKARQQNPNRWSKNIRNWEPVETVYLNPEPTAEVELLDAA from the exons ATGACATACACACAAGGATTCAAATCCAGCCTGGTTCGCAAGATGGCCTGCCCTAATGGCGTCTCGGCCTCAGCTCTATCCCGAGAAGTGGGAATTCCCCAACAATCACTCTCTCGCTGGCTTCGAGACGCAAATGTCGTGAATGAATCTGGTAACTCCCCAATTTCTGAAGCACCATGGAGAACAATGTCCCCAAAGCGCCCACAAGACAAGTCTGCCGAAGAAAAGCTCAAAATCGTCATCGAAGCCGAGACGGTTGCCGAAGATCAACTTGGCGCCTTCCTGCGTCGCAATGGAATTCATGAAGCACAGTTACGCGAGTGGCGCGCCATGATGCTTTCGGGGCTGCAAAAACCGTCTCGGCCTTCCTCAAAAACATCAGAGGAAACTCGCAAAATTCATGCACTGGAAAAAGAATTACTGCGCAAAGATAAAGCATTGGCCGAGGCCGCCGCGATTTTGATCCTCAAAAAAAAAG GTCCAATCGATCTGGGGGGGCGAGGACGAGCCCACGGACAAGAGGAACGGCAGATGATCGGGCAACTTATTGAAGAGGCAACCCATTCCGGAGCGAGACTTGAATCGGCCGTTGTCGCCATCGGGCTGAGCATTCGCACGTTCCAGCGTTGGAATCTCCAGGATGACGGAGCAGATCGGCGACATGGGCCAGTCGCAGAACCGGCGAACAAGCTGGCTCCGTCGGAGCGGCAGAACATCATCGATATTGCAAACTCCCCGGCGTTTCGGGATATTTCGCCGAAACAGATCGTGCCGCAATTGGCCGATCAGGGAATATACGTGGCGTCGGAATCGAGTTTCTACCGGGTGCTCAAAGACGATGGGCTGATGACTCACCGGGAACCCTCCCGGCCCGCCACCAGCCGCAAGCCAAAAGAACATGTGGCTACCGGTCCTTGCCAGGTCTGGTCATGGGACATCACCTACTTGAAGAGCCCGATTCTTGGGCAGTTCTTTTATCTCTACATGATCATGGATGTCTGGAGCCGCAAGATCGTAGCGTCCACGGTGTTTTTAAAAGAATCCAATGACTATAGCGCCAGGCTGTTTCTGAAAGCCTGTATCAGGCTCGGCATCAATCCGGAAGGCCTGATTCTTCACTCCGACAACGGCGGCCCGATGAAAGGGGCGACCATGCTGGCTACTCTCCAGCGCCTGGGCGTAATTCCTTCCTTCAGCAGGCCACAGGTCAGTGACGACAACCCTTTCTCAGAAGCGCTGTTCCGAACCATGAAATATAGACCTGGTTATCCGAGTCGGCCTTTTTCAAGTCTGGCAGCGGCCCAGACTTGGGTTGATGGTTTCGTCGCTTGGTATAACACGGAGCATCTGCACAGCGGCATTCGCTTCGTCACCCCGGACGATCGCCACTTCGGCCGGGAGAAAGCCATCCTGTTAAACCGCCGGGAGATATACGAGAAGGCCCGGCAACAAAACCCAAACCGCTGGTCAAAAAACATCCGAAACTGGGAGCCAGTGGAAACAGTTTATCTTAACCCTGAACCAACGGCGGAAGTCGAACTTCTTGACGCCGCATAA